The following are from one region of the Streptomyces rubrogriseus genome:
- the bldG gene encoding anti-sigma factor antagonist BldG, whose amino-acid sequence MDLSLSTRTVGDRTVVEVGGEIDVYTAPKLREQLVELVNDGSFHLVVDMEGVDFLDSTGLGVLVGGLKRVRAHEGSLRLVCNQERILKIFRITGLTKVFPIHTSVEEAVAATD is encoded by the coding sequence GTGGACCTGTCCCTGTCGACCCGTACCGTCGGCGATCGTACGGTCGTCGAGGTCGGTGGCGAAATTGACGTATACACCGCGCCCAAGCTGCGTGAGCAGCTGGTCGAGCTCGTGAACGACGGGAGTTTCCACCTCGTCGTCGACATGGAGGGCGTGGACTTCCTCGACTCCACAGGGCTCGGCGTGCTGGTGGGTGGACTGAAGCGAGTGCGTGCCCATGAGGGCTCGCTGCGGCTGGTCTGCAACCAGGAGCGCATTCTCAAGATCTTCCGTATCACCGGCCTCACCAAGGTGTTCCCCATTCACACCTCGGTCGAGGAAGCGGTGGCGGCCACCGACTGA
- a CDS encoding ATP-binding protein codes for MATVELRFSALPEHVRTARLVAAAVARRAGVDEAVLDEVRLAVGEACTRAVGLHQHVGITAPVKVSLIEEEKQFSIEVGDEAPHAVPGVKTSGDAADELEAEEDEMGLAVISGLVDDVEVSAGEDGGLIRMTWPTASAVLPPI; via the coding sequence ATGGCCACCGTCGAACTCCGTTTCAGCGCGCTGCCCGAGCACGTCCGTACCGCCCGTCTGGTGGCGGCCGCGGTGGCGCGCAGGGCCGGAGTGGACGAGGCCGTCCTCGACGAGGTCAGGCTCGCCGTCGGCGAGGCCTGCACCCGGGCCGTGGGCCTGCATCAGCACGTCGGCATCACGGCGCCGGTCAAGGTGTCGCTGATCGAGGAGGAGAAGCAGTTCTCCATCGAGGTCGGTGACGAGGCGCCGCACGCGGTCCCCGGGGTCAAGACCTCGGGGGACGCCGCCGACGAGCTGGAGGCCGAGGAGGACGAGATGGGCCTCGCGGTGATCAGCGGACTCGTGGACGACGTGGAGGTCTCGGCGGGCGAGGACGGCGGACTGATCCGCATGACCTGGCCCACCGCGTCGGCGGTGCTGCCACCGATCTGA